A single region of the Neodiprion pinetum isolate iyNeoPine1 chromosome 5, iyNeoPine1.2, whole genome shotgun sequence genome encodes:
- the LOC124219935 gene encoding condensin-2 complex subunit D3 isoform X5: MEPLQIFEDFRLDNLDESWVKSVWESEFLTFDDIPAAYLDYLNSEDMDVLLKDSSTVIKNWMCECAASDGADIQRTEVSWQTLIALNVNPRSLLPVLGYLMKNGNSFDADEEARQPCLKATSLYFVLLSVPGSNAFQVFHLNLYHLALKTFMLSDRLVQKSRQQGKRVNPRDAYNSDDDEGDMELFDSEKLTLCKGLNSVMFDITTMLRGFHLCDQPRSLEITVHSLIKVTGLSKEVINFETRAVRQEASVNSLSYNAYIALSLLCDAHHGAVDVTIRLIAKYLLPSLVSNQDGLLPKELSAVRESMTNFVKKLLIAHQKDAHLGVTTLIQHLMVKCPERVEARTKQAALIFKLVNSCKDEVYLKAVEDLIVLAHNNKVLLRIFAEEIMGRFLTDNTSTTSQPNQKVRKALLATVLSRCLDSSSLVRGKAMSIFADCTDPQNSVTLNMVKEIFDESNSDKPLPSLNTLQQSIFEDRDPLPGCSTVACVLAARVEDERAFVRRSALQSLGNLVDFYPGILNTLTPALGLHCRDPAILVRRYAVQVFTQLVEKFPEHPLLTQDWVRNVLPQIFDVEMKVQEKVLESLQQLIIANVTRLDDDDLLPKADLPWLILNQITEQKMRKHLTKACAVWAKTSVLTNSLITKIMSHLDSRNDIPALVLLTAIANYRELSNMSKYFQNYKEILCRDTYQASLVIELLRNSWPNLDDAFLKKMQVDLFERLCCFQVNFNLVGICCDLYTDVTKYLNPENGDQIVKQNSLHLMKLSETLLEKFIDHEDNEEDALQTYLKAMSTLSNASHLCVGSISPSTLRVLEGIVVEWDSLPDAVRYLHELRAAAVTVLGQQAMRDREIAQEIMPILGHIMRMSTAQSSDVQAAVKVNAAKALADICVRFTALVEPYLPDMCVSMKDQNPIIREAIVVLFIQLLLEDFIKVKGPFFFHILTMLTDTDEMVRDLTVFLINERLLVKNKTLIFRQFLESIFHYNNLKLPKKFSSNVIGQRALKALTLPGRRNKNHRRVIYNFMLEHLEPVEKVKIVARLTSEILSAIISGAINVQKEEGLSVLKDCLYILSREELHPTSCSKRTEDDSQDESLPIENLPINNTVNAVANEMKKQRVEVLVPTLVKLKKMFIKLSSPFASDVARYYLKIVAEYKKEQLLNLFSEYPAIEKEIEEDRNLLIPHVS, translated from the exons ATGGAGCCGTTGCAAATATTTGAAGATTTCAGGCTGGACAATCTGGACGAATCGTGGGTGAAATCTGTGTGGGAAAGTGAGTTTCTAACCTTCGACGACATCCCCGCTGCCTATCTTGACTATTTAAATAGCGAGGACATGGATGTATTGCTCAAGGATTCATCGACGGTAATAAAAAACTGGATGTGCGAATGCGCCGCCAGCGACGGCGCCGATATTCAACGGACCGAGGTATCCTGGCAAACTTTAATAGCGCTAAACGTTAATCCACGCAGTTTGCTACCCGTTTTAGGATACTTAATGAAAAACGGAAATTCCTTTGACGCCGACGAAGAAGCCAGGCAGCCTTGCCTCAAGGCGACCAGCCTCTACTTTGTCCTTCTCTCTGTACCTGGAAGCAATGCATTTCAAGTCTTTCACCTGAACCTGTATCACTTGGCGCTGAAGACATTTATGCTGTCCGACCGCCTTGTCCAAAAGTCCAGACAACAAGGGAAACGCGTCAATCCTAGAGATGCTTACAATTCAGATGACGATGAAGGTGATATGGAGCTCTTTGATTCCGAAAAACTCACGCTGTGTAAGGGGCTAAATAGCGTCATGTTCGACATAACTACTATGCTGAGGGGTTTTCATCTCTGCGATCAGCCAAGGTCGTTGGAAATCACTGTTCACTCGCTGATAAAAGTTACAGGTCTTTCTAAAGAAGTGATTAACTTCGAGACAAGAGCAGTGAGGCAGGAGGCATCGGTGAACTCCCTTTCTTACAATGCCTACATTGCCCTAAGCTTACTCTGCGATGCTCATCATGGAGCCGTGGATGTGACGATACGTCTTATAGCCAAATACCTGTTACCAAGCCTGGTGTCCAATCAAGATGGATTACTGCCTAAGGAATTGTCTGCGGTCAGAGAATCGATGACAAATTTTGTAAAGAAATTGCTTATAGCTCATCAGAAAGATGCCCATTTAGGCGTGACAACTCTGATTCAACATCTGATGGTAAAATGTCCCGAGAGAGTGGAAGCAAGAACAAAGCAGGCAGCTCTTATATTTAAACTGGTTAATTCCTGCAAGGATGAAGTCTACCTCAAAGCTGTCGAGGACCTGATTGTTCTTGCACACAACAACAAAGTCCTCTTGAGGATATTTGCCGAGGAAATAATGGGAAGATTTTTGACCGATAATACCAGTACTACAAGTCAACCGAATCAAAAAGTTAGGAAAGCCCTTCTTGCAACAGTTTTATCCAGGTGCCTCGACTCCTCGAGTCTAGTTAGAGGAAAAGCGATGTCAATTTTTGCCGACTGCACAGATCCGCAGAACAGTGTGACCTTGAACAtggtgaaagaaatttttgacgaATCTAATTCAGATAAACCCTTGCCGAGTCTGAATACTCTACAGCAATCTATATTTGAAGACCGTGACCCTCTACCGGGCTGCAGTACCGTGGCCTGTGTGCTCGCAGCAAGGGTTGAAGACGAGCGAGCGTTCGTACGTCGTAGCGCGCTACAATCATTAGGCAATTTGGTAGATTTCTACCCAGGGATACTGAATACCCTGACACCTGCCCTGGGTTTACACTGCAGAGATCCTGCAATACTGGTACGTCGATACGCCGTTCAAGTATTCACCCAGCTTGTGGAAAAATTCCCGGAGCATCCGCTATTGACCCAGGACTGGGTCAGGAATGTTTTGCCTCAGATTTTTGATGTGGAAATGAAAGTGCAGGAAAAGGTTCTTGAGTCTTTGCAGCAATTGATCATCGCTAATGTCACGCGGCTGGATGACGACGACTTACTCCCAAAAGCGGACTTGCCGTGGCTGATACTAAACCAAATAACTGAACAAAAGATGAGAAAACATCTGACCAAGGCATGCGCTGTCTGGGCAAAGACTTCTGTACTCACAAATTCTTTGATCACGAAAATTATGTCGCATCTTGACAGCCGCAATGATATACCAGCCCTGGTCTTGTTGACGGCAATCGCTAACTATAGAGAATTGTCAAATatgagtaaatattttcagaattacAAAGAAATTCTATGCCGAGACACTTATCAGGCAAGTTTGGTCATCGAATTGCTGAGGAATTCTTGGCCAAACTTGGACGATgcttttttaaagaaaatgcaGGTGGACCTATTTGAAAGACTGTGCTGCTTTCAAGTGAACTTCAACCTTGTCGGCATTTGCTGTGACTTGTATACAGATGTAACAAAGTACCTGAATCCTGAAAATGGAGATCAAATTGTTAAACAGAACTCTCTGCACCTCATGAAGCTATCCGAAACTctactggaaaaattcatagATCACGAAGACAATGAAGAAGATGCTCTTCAGACATACTTGAAAGCAATGTCCACTTTGAGTAACGCTTCCCATTTGTGCGTTGGCTCAATTTCTCCATCCACGTTGCGCGTACTAGAGGGAATAGTTGTGGAGTGGGATTCGTTGCCAGATGCAGTAAGGTATCTCCATGAACTAAGAGCAGCAGCCGTTACCGTTTTAGGGCAACAAGCAATGAGGGACAGAGAAATTGCTCAGGAAATAATGCCAATACTTGGCCACATAATGCGGATGAGTACCGCACAGTCTTCTGATGTCCAAGCAGCTGTGAAGGTGAACGCAGCCAAGGCTCTGGCCGATATTTGTGTGCGATTCACAGCCTTGGTTGAACCTTATTTACCCGATATGTGCGTTAGCATGAAGGACCAAAACCCGATAATTCGAGAAGCTATAGTCGTACTTTTCATCCAGCTTCTTCTCGAAGACTTTATCAAAGTCAAGGGACCTTTCTTCTTCCATATTTTAACAATGCTCACCGATACAGATGAGATGGTACGCGACCTTACGGTCTTCCTCATAAACGAAAGATTGTTGGTGAAGAACAAGACTCTGATATTTAGGCAGTTCTTGGAGAGCATTTTTCACTATAACAATTTGAAGCTGccaaaaaaattctccagtAATGTCATCGGCCAAAGAGCATTGAAGGCCTTGACACTACCTGGgcggagaaataaaaatcaccgtagagtgatttacaattttatgcTAGAGCACTTGGAACCTGTTGAAAAGGTGAAAATTGTCGCACGGCTTACAAGTGAAATATTATCTGCAATTATAAGCGGGGCAATAAATGTTCAGAAAGAAGAAGGGCTGTCCGTACTCAAAGATTGCTTGTACATATTGTCTAGAGAAGAATTGCATCCAACTTCATGCTCAAAACGTACAGAAGATGATTCTCAAGATGAAAGTTTGCCAATTGAAAATCTGCCCATTAATAACACTGTGAATGCTGTTGCAAATGAGATGAAAAAGCAAAGGGTTGAGGTCCTTGTGCCGACTCTCGTTAAGCTTAAGAAAATGTTCATAAAACTCTCTTCTCCGTTTGCAAGCGATGTTGCAAGGTATTACTTAAAAATTGTCGCCGAATACAAGAAGGAGCAGCTTCTGAACCTTTTCAGCGAGTATCCagcaatagaaaaagaaatcgaagagGATAGAAA CCTGCTAATTCCCCACGTATCATAg
- the LOC124219935 gene encoding condensin-2 complex subunit D3 isoform X1 — protein sequence MEPLQIFEDFRLDNLDESWVKSVWESEFLTFDDIPAAYLDYLNSEDMDVLLKDSSTVIKNWMCECAASDGADIQRTEVSWQTLIALNVNPRSLLPVLGYLMKNGNSFDADEEARQPCLKATSLYFVLLSVPGSNAFQVFHLNLYHLALKTFMLSDRLVQKSRQQGKRVNPRDAYNSDDDEGDMELFDSEKLTLCKGLNSVMFDITTMLRGFHLCDQPRSLEITVHSLIKVTGLSKEVINFETRAVRQEASVNSLSYNAYIALSLLCDAHHGAVDVTIRLIAKYLLPSLVSNQDGLLPKELSAVRESMTNFVKKLLIAHQKDAHLGVTTLIQHLMVKCPERVEARTKQAALIFKLVNSCKDEVYLKAVEDLIVLAHNNKVLLRIFAEEIMGRFLTDNTSTTSQPNQKVRKALLATVLSRCLDSSSLVRGKAMSIFADCTDPQNSVTLNMVKEIFDESNSDKPLPSLNTLQQSIFEDRDPLPGCSTVACVLAARVEDERAFVRRSALQSLGNLVDFYPGILNTLTPALGLHCRDPAILVRRYAVQVFTQLVEKFPEHPLLTQDWVRNVLPQIFDVEMKVQEKVLESLQQLIIANVTRLDDDDLLPKADLPWLILNQITEQKMRKHLTKACAVWAKTSVLTNSLITKIMSHLDSRNDIPALVLLTAIANYRELSNMSKYFQNYKEILCRDTYQASLVIELLRNSWPNLDDAFLKKMQVDLFERLCCFQVNFNLVGICCDLYTDVTKYLNPENGDQIVKQNSLHLMKLSETLLEKFIDHEDNEEDALQTYLKAMSTLSNASHLCVGSISPSTLRVLEGIVVEWDSLPDAVRYLHELRAAAVTVLGQQAMRDREIAQEIMPILGHIMRMSTAQSSDVQAAVKVNAAKALADICVRFTALVEPYLPDMCVSMKDQNPIIREAIVVLFIQLLLEDFIKVKGPFFFHILTMLTDTDEMVRDLTVFLINERLLVKNKTLIFRQFLESIFHYNNLKLPKKFSSNVIGQRALKALTLPGRRNKNHRRVIYNFMLEHLEPVEKVKIVARLTSEILSAIISGAINVQKEEGLSVLKDCLYILSREELHPTSCSKRTEDDSQDESLPIENLPINNTVNAVANEMKKQRVEVLVPTLVKLKKMFIKLSSPFASDVARYYLKIVAEYKKEQLLNLFSEYPAIEKEIEEDRKKYGSNTFVDDADADAETAEQQTNLALIRQERMPKIVLRRLSTLTYPGMKNWRSPSQASQSDEQSSQFEYSRSQTPLPSPIAYAEISSPPLCQPGPSLNSTPTMSKSRNSRHSLQCSPIHAGNNYVYKNLKYKGVPIISEEDDEEEPLPVQRRKIVPRKLRCQSPQCEEAPMEIGTRKERSKFVRHSD from the exons ATGGAGCCGTTGCAAATATTTGAAGATTTCAGGCTGGACAATCTGGACGAATCGTGGGTGAAATCTGTGTGGGAAAGTGAGTTTCTAACCTTCGACGACATCCCCGCTGCCTATCTTGACTATTTAAATAGCGAGGACATGGATGTATTGCTCAAGGATTCATCGACGGTAATAAAAAACTGGATGTGCGAATGCGCCGCCAGCGACGGCGCCGATATTCAACGGACCGAGGTATCCTGGCAAACTTTAATAGCGCTAAACGTTAATCCACGCAGTTTGCTACCCGTTTTAGGATACTTAATGAAAAACGGAAATTCCTTTGACGCCGACGAAGAAGCCAGGCAGCCTTGCCTCAAGGCGACCAGCCTCTACTTTGTCCTTCTCTCTGTACCTGGAAGCAATGCATTTCAAGTCTTTCACCTGAACCTGTATCACTTGGCGCTGAAGACATTTATGCTGTCCGACCGCCTTGTCCAAAAGTCCAGACAACAAGGGAAACGCGTCAATCCTAGAGATGCTTACAATTCAGATGACGATGAAGGTGATATGGAGCTCTTTGATTCCGAAAAACTCACGCTGTGTAAGGGGCTAAATAGCGTCATGTTCGACATAACTACTATGCTGAGGGGTTTTCATCTCTGCGATCAGCCAAGGTCGTTGGAAATCACTGTTCACTCGCTGATAAAAGTTACAGGTCTTTCTAAAGAAGTGATTAACTTCGAGACAAGAGCAGTGAGGCAGGAGGCATCGGTGAACTCCCTTTCTTACAATGCCTACATTGCCCTAAGCTTACTCTGCGATGCTCATCATGGAGCCGTGGATGTGACGATACGTCTTATAGCCAAATACCTGTTACCAAGCCTGGTGTCCAATCAAGATGGATTACTGCCTAAGGAATTGTCTGCGGTCAGAGAATCGATGACAAATTTTGTAAAGAAATTGCTTATAGCTCATCAGAAAGATGCCCATTTAGGCGTGACAACTCTGATTCAACATCTGATGGTAAAATGTCCCGAGAGAGTGGAAGCAAGAACAAAGCAGGCAGCTCTTATATTTAAACTGGTTAATTCCTGCAAGGATGAAGTCTACCTCAAAGCTGTCGAGGACCTGATTGTTCTTGCACACAACAACAAAGTCCTCTTGAGGATATTTGCCGAGGAAATAATGGGAAGATTTTTGACCGATAATACCAGTACTACAAGTCAACCGAATCAAAAAGTTAGGAAAGCCCTTCTTGCAACAGTTTTATCCAGGTGCCTCGACTCCTCGAGTCTAGTTAGAGGAAAAGCGATGTCAATTTTTGCCGACTGCACAGATCCGCAGAACAGTGTGACCTTGAACAtggtgaaagaaatttttgacgaATCTAATTCAGATAAACCCTTGCCGAGTCTGAATACTCTACAGCAATCTATATTTGAAGACCGTGACCCTCTACCGGGCTGCAGTACCGTGGCCTGTGTGCTCGCAGCAAGGGTTGAAGACGAGCGAGCGTTCGTACGTCGTAGCGCGCTACAATCATTAGGCAATTTGGTAGATTTCTACCCAGGGATACTGAATACCCTGACACCTGCCCTGGGTTTACACTGCAGAGATCCTGCAATACTGGTACGTCGATACGCCGTTCAAGTATTCACCCAGCTTGTGGAAAAATTCCCGGAGCATCCGCTATTGACCCAGGACTGGGTCAGGAATGTTTTGCCTCAGATTTTTGATGTGGAAATGAAAGTGCAGGAAAAGGTTCTTGAGTCTTTGCAGCAATTGATCATCGCTAATGTCACGCGGCTGGATGACGACGACTTACTCCCAAAAGCGGACTTGCCGTGGCTGATACTAAACCAAATAACTGAACAAAAGATGAGAAAACATCTGACCAAGGCATGCGCTGTCTGGGCAAAGACTTCTGTACTCACAAATTCTTTGATCACGAAAATTATGTCGCATCTTGACAGCCGCAATGATATACCAGCCCTGGTCTTGTTGACGGCAATCGCTAACTATAGAGAATTGTCAAATatgagtaaatattttcagaattacAAAGAAATTCTATGCCGAGACACTTATCAGGCAAGTTTGGTCATCGAATTGCTGAGGAATTCTTGGCCAAACTTGGACGATgcttttttaaagaaaatgcaGGTGGACCTATTTGAAAGACTGTGCTGCTTTCAAGTGAACTTCAACCTTGTCGGCATTTGCTGTGACTTGTATACAGATGTAACAAAGTACCTGAATCCTGAAAATGGAGATCAAATTGTTAAACAGAACTCTCTGCACCTCATGAAGCTATCCGAAACTctactggaaaaattcatagATCACGAAGACAATGAAGAAGATGCTCTTCAGACATACTTGAAAGCAATGTCCACTTTGAGTAACGCTTCCCATTTGTGCGTTGGCTCAATTTCTCCATCCACGTTGCGCGTACTAGAGGGAATAGTTGTGGAGTGGGATTCGTTGCCAGATGCAGTAAGGTATCTCCATGAACTAAGAGCAGCAGCCGTTACCGTTTTAGGGCAACAAGCAATGAGGGACAGAGAAATTGCTCAGGAAATAATGCCAATACTTGGCCACATAATGCGGATGAGTACCGCACAGTCTTCTGATGTCCAAGCAGCTGTGAAGGTGAACGCAGCCAAGGCTCTGGCCGATATTTGTGTGCGATTCACAGCCTTGGTTGAACCTTATTTACCCGATATGTGCGTTAGCATGAAGGACCAAAACCCGATAATTCGAGAAGCTATAGTCGTACTTTTCATCCAGCTTCTTCTCGAAGACTTTATCAAAGTCAAGGGACCTTTCTTCTTCCATATTTTAACAATGCTCACCGATACAGATGAGATGGTACGCGACCTTACGGTCTTCCTCATAAACGAAAGATTGTTGGTGAAGAACAAGACTCTGATATTTAGGCAGTTCTTGGAGAGCATTTTTCACTATAACAATTTGAAGCTGccaaaaaaattctccagtAATGTCATCGGCCAAAGAGCATTGAAGGCCTTGACACTACCTGGgcggagaaataaaaatcaccgtagagtgatttacaattttatgcTAGAGCACTTGGAACCTGTTGAAAAGGTGAAAATTGTCGCACGGCTTACAAGTGAAATATTATCTGCAATTATAAGCGGGGCAATAAATGTTCAGAAAGAAGAAGGGCTGTCCGTACTCAAAGATTGCTTGTACATATTGTCTAGAGAAGAATTGCATCCAACTTCATGCTCAAAACGTACAGAAGATGATTCTCAAGATGAAAGTTTGCCAATTGAAAATCTGCCCATTAATAACACTGTGAATGCTGTTGCAAATGAGATGAAAAAGCAAAGGGTTGAGGTCCTTGTGCCGACTCTCGTTAAGCTTAAGAAAATGTTCATAAAACTCTCTTCTCCGTTTGCAAGCGATGTTGCAAGGTATTACTTAAAAATTGTCGCCGAATACAAGAAGGAGCAGCTTCTGAACCTTTTCAGCGAGTATCCagcaatagaaaaagaaatcgaagagGATAGAAA GAAATATGGGTCTAATACTTTCGTCGACGATGCAGATGCAGATGCGGAAACTGCCGAACAGCAAACAAATCTAGCACTGATTAGACAGGAGCGGATGCCCAAAATTGTACTGCGACGATTGTCAACGCTAACTTATCCTGGTATGAAAAATTGGCGAAGCCCTTCCCAGGCTTCTCAATCTGACGAGCAATCATCCCAATTTGAATATTCGAGAAGCCAAACTCCGTTACCATCACCAATTGCATATGCAGAAATCAGCTCACCACCTTTGTGTCAACCTGGTCCTAGTCTAAATAGTACTCCAACAATGTCTAAATCTAGAAATTCGCGTCATTCACTACAGTGCAGCCCCATCCATGCAGGGAATAATTATGTTTACAAAAATCTCAAATACAAGGGAGTGCCAATTATTTCTGAGGAAGATGACGAAGAAGAACCATTACCCGTTCAAAGGAGAAAAATAGTTCCTAGAAAATTACGCTGTCAGAGTCCTCAATGCGAGGAAGCACCAATGGAAATTGGCACTAGGAAGGAACGTTCAAAGTTCGTACGGCATTCCGATTAG